A single Loxodonta africana isolate mLoxAfr1 chromosome 24, mLoxAfr1.hap2, whole genome shotgun sequence DNA region contains:
- the ZNF831 gene encoding zinc finger protein 831 isoform X8: METPPARDNHAPSPSGPPSRQASPRLTLGPILLPQEQGLAPTVFLKALPLPLYHTVPLGGLQPRAALAPGGLDGASLPFILSPFLQPEGPGPAQVAKPPAPVLTLNLVSALPVLSSGLGPPVSSPSKVRSAGRYLCPHCGRDCLKPSVLEKHIRSHTGERPFPCAVCGIAFKTQSNLYKHRRTQTHLNNSRRSSESDRGSASLPDERDGAGETPGADDIGDGRSQRQGDGAAERPPSPGHCPGSTAKSLDMKPEVVPCAGPMFADREAPLDSAGLQPQRKLLEQKSPTASKPCPLQRQQATSWEKTWEAKGLEGWLQKCESSDSGYLSRSDSAEQAPVPASPLHSLSEPSTQGEGGLGPGERAASLELEKKRLEERIARLISHNQAVVDDPQLDTVRPRKMVLSKQGSIDLPVPYTYKDSFHFDMRALEPGRRRYAALGPARSTCTPADKARPLSFHSVPTQLSTTAESMPVTRSNSLPFVESTRPWQDPQEACPPRQRLLSPRAAPVLSAVLSTHPRALVRQAAVDDLSGTLAGESPIPADSQKTPAGEGVASRGRAAGKRGSQRRLKMFTQEKWQVYGDETFKKIYQKGKASTHGGKKAGELRVDPPPQETMQAGIMKTPICGDARTPICWDVTTTICGDKRTPICGEARIPVCENMRTPICGDMRTPVCGEERTPVCGDVRAPICGDMRSPTCGDARTPICGDVRTPIFGDVRTPVCGDLTPICGDTRNLACGDARTPACRDVRTPVSGEARTPVCGDMRTPICRDVRTPICGNVLSPAPVSSGAELGFWGGRVAPELSLVAEPPKARSGDSDEPGVNGTVGPSTLSCTDGPLLGPKSPQLPPNRKLEPGGELSLDPGPLKGGDPDAHKQEGASCSNGGEETFLWAQGTPRPPSSLPEQAPTMGDRLPSERKKLKVEEVGGQGQAEPLGTGGERGETTEGPTQAASPPAWAQDSKLGEKPEERPLITDRMGGRSNVPSESIGASWSSSLAVLRQAGPRSKKPPLHPAALPPRSYPQAPDGSSFQLSALPLAPDHAFTPKYLLRLPQGENISKLPGARGCGQGQDPLCRRGWPEEWAPFVESGWGTALSPGPASGRTPEEADSLGKDLDWPRAWDGVEEKQTGEEGEDRLDMRSLGPRDPASVTSIPTPGSFLAQDTELKAPTIPCFCSGSTSVRAKPPEGAPNPWPPAWEKASEGPSSGPLAHLSLSLSSEPSFFLSAIMQPPIWPKPALPPHSARPRSCGAEGPFPSLNAEPRLTWCCLSRSLPLPAEQKEKTSSVYSSLHLVGGGPQDEGLEGWIRTSRGDPGPVQMSKLPGPKAPGMTSQDWVSEPEQKKGLPRRRAKMSRGIGRQKKLRINPKRYTGAFLQSRAQLRASRLRKLHWVPRGGCRPHPLKAWDPRKPLQQASSEMAGLCCKESSPEAPVYSAILAPPRVNLF, translated from the exons ATGGAGACCCCGCCTGCCAGGGACAATCATGCTCCCAGCCCCTCTGGGCCCCccagcaggcaggcctctcctCGCCTGACCCTGGGCCCCATCCTTCTGCCGCAGGAGCAGGGCCTGGCCCCCACTGTGTTCTTGAAGGCTCTGCCGCTCCCCCTGTATCACACAGTGCCTCTGGGGGGCCTGCAGCCACGTGCTGCCCTGGCGCCTGGCGGCCTGGATGGGGCCAGCCTGCCTTTCATCCTCAGCCCCTTCCTGCAGCCCGAAGGGCCTGGTCCTGCCCAGGTGGCGAAGCCACCTGCCCCGGTGCTGACTTTGAACCTCGTCAGTGCTCTGCCTGTGCTGTCATCGGGCTTGGGGCCCCCAGTAAGCAGCCCCAGCAAGGTGCGGAGTGCCGGCAGGTACCTGTGCCCGCACTGCGGCCGGGACTGCCTGAAGCCCAGtgtcctggagaagcacatccgGTCCCACACGGGTGAACGGCCCTTTCCCTGCGCCGTCTGTGGCATTGCCTTCAAGACCCAGAGCAACCTGTACAAGCACAGGCGTACCCAGACGCATCTCAACAACTCGCGGCGGTCCTCTGAGTCTGACAGGGGCAGTGCCAGCCTCCCGGACGAGCGAGATGGGGCTGGAGAGACCCCCGGAGCAGACGACATCGGGGACGGCCGGAGCCAGAGGCAGGGTGATGGGGCAGCCGAGAGACCCCCTTCTCCTGGGCACTGCCCAGGGTCCACTGCCAAGAGTCTGGACATGAAGCCAGAAGTTGTTCCCTGTGCAGGGCCCATGTTTGCCGACAGAGAGGCCCCTTTGGACTCTGCCGGGCTGCAGCCTCAGAGGAAGCTGCTAGAGCAGAAGTCTCCGACGGCCAGCAAGCCGTGTCCTTTGCAGCGGCAGCAGGCTACATCCTGGGAGAAGACCTGGGAGGCCAAGGGCTTGGAAGGCTGGCTTCAGAAGTGTGAGAGCTCAGACTCAGGCTACCTGTCCCGCTCGGACAGTGCGGAGCAGGCACCCGTGCCTGCCAGCCCCCTGCACAGCCTGTCGGAGCCCAGCACCCAGGGCGAGGGGGGCCTAGGGCCAGGTGAGCGGGCAGCTTCCCTGGAACTGGAGAAGAAGCGGCTGGAGGAGCGCATCGCACGGCTCATCTCGCATAACCAGGCCGTGGTGGACGACCCGCAGCTGGACACGGTGCGGCCCCGCAAGATGGTGCTGTCCAAACAGGGCAGCATCGACCTGCCCGTGCCCTACACCTACAAGGACTCCTTCCACTTCGACATGCGGGCCCTAGAGCCTGGCCGCAGGCGGTACGCTGCCCTCGGCCCGGCCCGGTCCACCTGCACACCTGCAGACAAGGCACGGCCCCTCTCCTTCCACTCCGTCCCCACCCAACTCTCCACCACCGCAGAGAGCATGCCTGTCACCAGGAGCAACTCGCTGCCCTTCGTTGAGAGCACCCGCCCGTGGCAGGACCCCCAGGAGGCCTGCCCTCCGAGGCAGAGGCTGCTGAGCCCCCGGGCCGCCCCCGTTTTGTCAGCCGTCCTCAGCACTCACCCCCGGGCCCTGGTCCGGCAGGCTGCCGTGGATGATCTGTCTGGCACCCTTGCAGGGGAGAGCCCCATCCCCGCAGACTCCCAGAAGACTCCTGCCGGGGAGGGGGTGGCCAGCAGGGGCAGGGCGGCTGGGAAGAGAGGCAGCCAGAGGAGGCTGAAGATGTTCACCCAGGAGAAATGGCAGGTATACGGGGATGAGACCTTCAAGAAAATCTACCAGAAAGGCAAAGCCAGCacccatggaggcaagaaggccgGGGAGCTGAGGGTGGACCCGCCTCCCCAGGAGACTATGCAGGCAGGGATCATGAAGACCCCCATCTGCGGGGATGCGAGGACCCCCATCTGCTGGGATGTGACAACAACCATCTGTGGGGACAAGAGGACCCCTATCTGTGGGGAAGCAAGGATTCCTGTCTGTGAGAACATGAGGACCCCCATCTGTGGGGACATGAGGACTCCTGTCTGTGGGGAAGAAAGGACCCCTGTCTGTGGGGATGTGAGGGCCCCCATCTGTGGGGACATGAGGTCCCCCACCTGTGGGGATGCAAGGACCCCCATCTGTGGGGATGTGAGGACCCCCATCTTCGGGGACGTGAGGACCCCTGTCTGTGGGGACTTGACCCCCATCTGTGGGGACACAAGGAACCTTGCCTGTGGGGACGCAAGGACCCCTGCCTGCAGGGATGTGAGGACTCCTGTCTCTGGGGAAGCGAGGACCCCTGTCTGTGGAGATATGAGGACCCCCATCTGCAGGGACGTGAGGACCCCCATCTGTGGGAATGTTCTCTCTCCTGCACCTGTGTCTTCTGGGGCTGAGCTGGGGTTCTGGGGAGGCCGAGTGGCCCCAGAGCTCTCCCTGGTGGCTGAGCCCCCCAAGGCCAGATCAGGAGACAGCGATGAGCCTGGGGTAAATGGGACCGTGGGACCCTCCACGCTCAGCTGCACAGATGGCCCTCTTTTAGGTCCCAAGAGCCCTCAGCTTCCTCCAAACAGGAAGCTAGAGCCAGGAGGTGAGCTGTCCCTGGACCCTGGCCCCCTCAAAGGAGGAGACCCCGATGCCCACAAGCAGGAAGGAGCCAGCTGCAGCAATGGGGGAGAGGAGACCTTCCTGTGGGCCCAGGGCACCCCGAGGCCACCCAGCAGTCTTCCTGAGCAGGCCCCAACCATGGGAGACAGGCTTCCCTCAGAAAGGAAGAAGCTGAAGGTGGAGGAGGTTGGGGGCCAGGGCCAGGCAGAGCCTCTGGGAACAGGAGGTGAGAGAGGAGAGACCACTGAGGGCCCCACACAGGCTGCCTCCCCGCCAGCCTGGGCTCAGGACAGTAAGCTTGGGGAGAAGCCAGAAGAGAGGCCCCTAATCACTGACCGCATGGGGGGTAGGAGCAACGTGCCCTCGGAGTCTATTGGTGCCTCCTGGAGCTCTTCTTTGGCTGTCCTGAGGCAGGCCGGGCCCAGGAGCAAGAAGCCCCCATTGCATCCTGCAGCTCTGCCCCCCAGGAGTTACCCCCAGGCCCCAGACGGGAGCAGCTTCCAGCTGTCAGCCTTGCCTCTGGCTCCAGATCATGCCTTTACCCCAAAGTACCTGCTCAGGTTGCCtcagggagagaacatctccaaGCTGCCAGGTGCGAGGGGGTGCGGGCAAGGCCAGGACCCTCTCTGCAGGAGGGGGTGGCCTGAGGAATGGGCTCCCTTTGTGGAGTCAGGGTGGGGGACGGCCCTGTCCCCTGGGCCAGCCTCAGGCAGGACTCCAGAAGAGGCAGACAGCCTTGGCAAGGACCTGGACTGGCCCAGGGCATGGGACGGGGTGGAAGAGAAGCAGACAGGAGAAGAGGGAGAGGACCGGTTGGATATGAGATCCCTGGGACCCAGAGACCCGGCCTCTGTTACGTCCATCCCCACACCTGGCTCCTTCCTGGCCCAGGACACAGAGCTCAAGGCTCCCACCATTCCCTGTTTCTGCTCAGGCAGCACGTCAGTGAGGGCCAAACCCCCTGAGGGTGCCCCGAATCCCTGGCCACCCGCCTGGGAGAAGGCATCAGAAGGCCCTTCCTCAGGACCTCTGGCGCACCTCAGCCTCAGCCTTTCCTCTGAGCCTAGTTTCTTCCTCTCCGCCATCATGCAGCCCCCGATCTGGCCCAAGCCGGCCTTGCCTCCCCACTCAGCACGCCCCAGGAGTTGTGGGGCTGAGGGCCCCTTCCCTTCCTTGAACGCTGAGCCGCGGCTGACATGGTGCTGCTTGAGCCGCAGCCTCCCCCTGCCTGCCGAGCAGAAGGAGAAGACCTCCTCTGTGTACTCATCGCTGCATCTCGTTGGGGGTGGCCCCCAGGACGAGGGTCTGGAAGGATGGATCAGGACCAGCCGGGGAGACCCAGGGCCTGTGCAGATGTCCAAG CTTCCCGGCCCAAAAGCCCCAGGAATGACGTCCCAGGACTGGGTGTCTGAGCCTGAGCAGAAGAAAGGACTGCCTCGAAGGAGGGCGAAGATGTCTCGTGGGATCGGCAGGCAGAAAAAACTGAGGATCAACCCCAAAAG